One Planctomycetota bacterium DNA window includes the following coding sequences:
- the kdsA gene encoding 3-deoxy-8-phosphooctulonate synthase, whose translation MKQTLRIGEYQVGPSQPLLVIAGPCVIESLDQCLQIGAAVLERCAERGLSYVFKASFDKANRSSIHSARGPGLEEGLRILEQCREKLGVPVTTDIHESSQAAAAGQAVDVIQIPAFLCRQTDLLAAAGATGKPVNVKKGQFLSPAEMTNVISKLTESKAAGIMLTERGTFFGYNRLVNDFIGLGDMLDLGYPVCFDVTHSTQQPGGQGHTSGGRPDRAPLLARAAVAAGVHSLFLETHPNPPKALSDAATVLPIPVALNLLDEAAKLRGAMA comes from the coding sequence ATGAAGCAAACACTGCGCATTGGTGAATATCAGGTCGGACCGTCGCAACCGCTTCTGGTGATCGCGGGGCCGTGTGTGATCGAATCGCTCGATCAGTGTTTGCAGATCGGAGCGGCGGTCCTCGAGCGGTGTGCGGAGCGGGGGCTTTCGTATGTGTTCAAGGCGAGCTTCGACAAGGCGAACCGTTCGAGCATTCACAGCGCCCGCGGCCCGGGGCTTGAGGAGGGTCTTCGGATTCTCGAACAATGCCGAGAGAAACTGGGCGTTCCGGTGACGACGGATATTCATGAATCATCGCAAGCGGCGGCGGCGGGGCAGGCGGTCGATGTGATTCAGATCCCGGCGTTTCTGTGTCGACAGACCGACTTGCTCGCGGCGGCGGGGGCGACGGGCAAACCGGTCAACGTCAAAAAGGGCCAGTTCCTTTCGCCGGCGGAAATGACGAACGTCATCAGCAAGCTCACCGAGTCCAAGGCCGCGGGCATCATGCTCACCGAACGCGGCACGTTCTTCGGATACAACCGCCTCGTCAATGACTTCATCGGCCTTGGCGACATGCTCGATCTGGGCTACCCCGTCTGCTTCGACGTAACGCACTCCACACAGCAACCCGGCGGGCAGGGGCACACCAGCGGCGGGCGCCCCGATCGCGCGCCGCTGCTGGCGCGCGCGGCCGTGGCGGCGGGCGTGCATTCGCTGTTTCTGGAGACGCATCCGAATCCGCCCAAGGCGCTGAGCGATGCGGCGACGGTGCTGCCGATTCCGGTGGCGCTGAATCTGCTCGATGAGGCGGCGAAGCTGCGGGGGGCGATGGCGTAA
- a CDS encoding peptidase M50 translates to MNPSRLQTQNGSLLLFRKLGVDVFVHWSWLLAAVYQINRMQSGAMSEGEIREPLVYYILEYLCLFLIVLIHEYGHALACKSVGGKAERIVLWPLGGLAFVQPPPRPGATLWSVAAGPLVNVVLVPVLYGLAMLTVALDQPMTARLVYEMSMINLALLIFNMMPIYPLDGGQILRSLIWFFVGAGRSLMIAAVIGILGAAALVGLALYAEELWLGLIGFFMGMQSYSALNYARHLREYERSQQYP, encoded by the coding sequence ATGAATCCATCGCGGTTACAAACTCAAAACGGCTCGCTCCTGCTGTTCCGCAAGTTAGGCGTCGATGTGTTCGTGCACTGGAGCTGGCTGCTGGCGGCGGTGTATCAGATCAACCGCATGCAGTCGGGCGCGATGTCCGAAGGCGAAATCCGCGAGCCGCTTGTCTACTACATCCTCGAATATCTGTGCCTGTTCCTGATCGTGCTGATTCACGAATATGGTCACGCGCTGGCGTGCAAATCCGTCGGCGGGAAGGCGGAGCGGATCGTGCTCTGGCCGCTCGGTGGGCTGGCGTTCGTGCAGCCGCCCCCCCGCCCCGGCGCGACGCTCTGGTCCGTCGCCGCCGGGCCGCTCGTCAACGTCGTCCTCGTGCCGGTGCTGTACGGATTGGCCATGCTCACCGTCGCGCTCGATCAGCCGATGACTGCCCGCCTGGTTTACGAGATGTCGATGATCAATCTCGCGCTGCTGATCTTCAACATGATGCCGATCTATCCGCTGGACGGCGGACAGATTCTGCGTTCACTCATCTGGTTCTTCGTCGGGGCGGGACGGAGTCTGATGATCGCCGCGGTCATCGGCATCCTCGGCGCCGCCGCGCTCGTCGGCCTCGCGCTTTACGCCGAGGAACTATGGCTCGGGCTGATCGGCTTCTTCATGGGCATGCAGTCGTACAGCGCCCTCAACTATGCGCGCCATTTGCGAGAGTACGAGCGATCGCAGCAGTATCCATGA
- a CDS encoding ROK family protein, whose protein sequence is MDAPLLLGFDIGGTKSAVVLGDVEGRILERHQIDTADPDTTVASLIDAARPWCRSHRPAAAGVSVGSPLDRKRGLIQSPANLPHWVDVPVVERVREALGIPVNLENDADAAAMAEWHWGCRRAVSDMVYLTCGTGQGAGLILDGRLHRGVSNLAGEIGHVRLRDAGPVGCRKAGSVEGFTSGKALGSLARIALAKPHPPTVLDEHEHVDGRIVGDAALAGDAVAIQIVTELGTHLGHACAILIDILNPRRISLGSLAIRLGELILRPTRAAAQTEAMARSYEACTIDVALLGDRVQDLAALAAAISDKALA, encoded by the coding sequence ATGGACGCCCCGCTGCTGCTCGGGTTTGACATCGGCGGGACCAAGTCCGCCGTCGTCCTCGGCGATGTCGAGGGCCGCATTCTCGAGCGTCATCAAATCGACACTGCCGATCCCGACACGACGGTCGCATCGCTCATCGACGCAGCGCGCCCGTGGTGCCGATCGCATCGTCCCGCCGCCGCCGGCGTCAGCGTCGGCAGCCCGCTCGACCGCAAGCGCGGATTAATTCAGTCGCCGGCGAATCTGCCGCATTGGGTCGATGTGCCGGTCGTGGAACGCGTGCGCGAGGCGTTGGGGATACCGGTCAATCTCGAAAATGACGCCGACGCCGCCGCGATGGCGGAGTGGCACTGGGGATGCCGTCGGGCGGTAAGCGACATGGTCTACCTCACCTGCGGCACCGGCCAGGGCGCCGGCCTGATTCTCGATGGCCGGCTGCATCGCGGCGTCTCCAACCTCGCCGGCGAAATCGGGCACGTCCGCCTGCGCGACGCCGGCCCGGTCGGCTGCCGCAAGGCCGGGTCCGTTGAAGGATTCACCAGTGGTAAGGCCCTGGGCTCGCTCGCCCGCATCGCGCTGGCGAAGCCGCATCCGCCGACCGTGCTCGATGAACATGAGCATGTCGACGGGCGCATTGTCGGCGACGCCGCGCTGGCGGGGGACGCGGTGGCGATTCAGATCGTGACGGAACTGGGCACGCATCTCGGCCACGCCTGCGCGATCCTCATCGACATTCTCAACCCGCGTCGCATCAGTCTGGGCTCGCTGGCGATTCGGCTGGGCGAACTGATACTTCGCCCCACGCGCGCCGCAGCGCAAACCGAAGCGATGGCGCGGTCGTATGAAGCGTGCACGATCGACGTCGCCCTGCTCGGCGACCGCGTGCAGGATCTGGCCGCCCTTGCCGCGGCGATTTCGGATAAGGCGCTCGCATGA
- a CDS encoding acetyl-CoA carboxylase carboxyltransferase subunit alpha — MPAGTYEGSYQLEFEKPLVQLEKQIAELEKQDDADGHFAAEIKKLRQSHATLMKKTYARLTPWQTVQVARHPGRPQSIDYIRAIVKDFAELHGDRRYGDDPAIITGFGRIGPHKCLIVAHNKGKDVKEKIACHFGCAHPEGYRKAMAKMKLAEKFGLPVVTFIDTPGAYPGIGAEERGQAEAIAYNLREMARLKTPVACVVIGEGGSGGALGIGVGGRISMLQYAWYSVISPEGCAAILWKTGEKAADAAEQLHLTARENMKLGVVDEMIEEPLGGAHRDPASTAAEVEKWLVAALRDLKRFKIDNLVKRRYEKFRTVGQTAQV, encoded by the coding sequence ATGCCCGCTGGAACGTACGAAGGCAGCTACCAGCTCGAGTTCGAAAAGCCGCTGGTGCAGCTTGAAAAGCAGATCGCTGAACTTGAGAAGCAGGACGACGCGGACGGTCATTTCGCGGCGGAGATCAAGAAGCTTCGGCAGAGTCACGCGACGCTGATGAAGAAGACTTATGCGCGGCTCACGCCGTGGCAGACGGTGCAGGTGGCGCGCCATCCGGGTCGCCCGCAGTCGATCGACTACATCCGCGCGATCGTCAAGGACTTCGCCGAGTTGCACGGCGACAGGCGCTATGGCGACGACCCGGCGATCATCACGGGCTTCGGCCGCATCGGCCCGCACAAGTGCCTGATCGTCGCGCATAACAAGGGCAAGGACGTCAAGGAGAAGATCGCCTGTCATTTCGGATGCGCTCACCCCGAGGGGTATCGCAAGGCGATGGCGAAGATGAAGCTCGCTGAGAAATTCGGACTGCCGGTGGTGACGTTTATCGACACGCCTGGCGCGTATCCGGGCATCGGGGCCGAGGAGCGCGGACAGGCGGAGGCAATCGCGTACAACCTGCGCGAGATGGCTCGGCTCAAGACACCCGTCGCGTGCGTGGTGATCGGCGAAGGCGGCTCCGGCGGAGCGCTGGGCATCGGCGTGGGCGGCCGCATTTCGATGCTTCAATATGCCTGGTACAGCGTGATCAGCCCCGAAGGATGCGCAGCGATTCTCTGGAAAACAGGCGAAAAGGCGGCGGATGCGGCGGAGCAGCTTCATCTGACGGCGCGCGAGAACATGAAGCTCGGCGTCGTGGACGAAATGATCGAAGAACCGCTCGGCGGAGCGCATCGCGACCCGGCGTCGACGGCGGCGGAGGTCGAGAAGTGGCTCGTCGCCGCGCTGCGCGATCTGAAGCGATTCAAGATCGACAACCTCGTCAAGCGCCGCTACGAGAAGTTCCGCACGGTCGGACAGACGGCGCAGGTCTGA
- a CDS encoding prephenate dehydrogenase/arogenate dehydrogenase family protein, translated as MTVRVVLLLKFSDLLFKLHQRLFELELVAAFVRSSGHERLHRGRLTTRRIAAADRLAWPIRAGIIPDLRTRMTLPAFKQITIVGPGLLGASIGLALKHAGFIGRIVGVARSQATRDTALARNCIDDATDDLLAAARHSDLILLATPVNTIIRQLSELRDVDAIITDVGSTKRSIVHAASQVLKHPERFVGSHPMAGSENTGPEHARADLFKGKPVIMTPSPATEEATMRGVEQLWKSLGMLVYKAAPELHDQMVAHISHVPHVMAGLLVLLAEQGGGLHVASTGFTDTTRLASGDPQLWADILTDNRKQVVRALDELSALIDDLRHRLTDGQREPVCELLETAQRIRNRWLKENAERNHGI; from the coding sequence ATGACCGTCCGCGTCGTCCTGCTTCTCAAGTTCAGCGATCTGCTTTTCAAGCTGCACCAGCGGCTTTTCGAACTCGAGCTGGTAGCTGCCTTCGTACGTTCCAGCGGGCATGAGCGTCTCCATCGAGGCCGCCTCACCACCCGTCGCATCGCGGCGGCGGATCGGCTAGCATGGCCCATTCGTGCGGGTATTATACCCGACCTAAGGACCCGTATGACGTTACCCGCATTCAAGCAGATCACCATCGTCGGCCCGGGGCTGCTGGGCGCTTCGATCGGCCTGGCGCTCAAGCACGCCGGGTTCATCGGGCGCATCGTCGGCGTGGCGCGCTCCCAAGCGACGCGCGACACCGCCCTCGCCCGCAACTGCATCGACGACGCCACCGACGACCTGCTCGCCGCCGCGCGGCACAGCGATCTGATCCTCCTCGCCACGCCCGTCAACACCATCATCCGCCAACTCTCCGAACTGCGCGACGTCGATGCGATCATCACCGACGTCGGTTCGACGAAACGCAGCATCGTCCACGCCGCTTCGCAGGTGCTCAAACATCCGGAGCGCTTCGTCGGCTCGCACCCGATGGCCGGCAGCGAGAACACCGGACCCGAACATGCGCGGGCGGATCTGTTCAAGGGAAAGCCGGTGATCATGACGCCGAGCCCGGCGACGGAGGAAGCGACGATGCGCGGCGTCGAGCAACTCTGGAAGTCGCTGGGCATGCTCGTATACAAGGCCGCGCCGGAGCTGCACGATCAGATGGTCGCGCACATTTCGCATGTTCCGCATGTGATGGCGGGTCTGCTCGTGCTGCTGGCGGAGCAGGGGGGCGGGCTGCATGTCGCCTCGACCGGGTTCACCGACACGACCCGCCTCGCCAGCGGCGACCCGCAGCTCTGGGCCGACATCCTCACAGACAATCGCAAGCAGGTCGTGCGGGCGCTGGACGAACTGAGCGCTTTGATCGACGATCTGCGCCATCGTCTGACCGACGGGCAGCGCGAGCCGGTCTGCGAACTTCTGGAAACCGCCCAGCGCATCCGCAATCGCTGGCTCAAGGAAAACGCGGAGCGAAATCATGGAATATGA
- a CDS encoding pyrroline-5-carboxylate reductase, producing the protein MEYELGIIGGGNMAEAIVRAAVDRGVLDSKKVIVSDPAGQRRKVFDAMGVLAVESNQQVILDAAQIMLAIKPQMLPTVAADLQSLDAERQIVMSIMAGITTKKLAATVGKKLRIVRVMPNTPLMVGIGMSGVAVGVDANEGDDLLAMQIFGASGEAVRLAEDAIDAVTAVSGSGPAYVFYLAEAMTEAAKSLDLPDDVAALLTQQTILGAATLMRQSPDTPAELRRKVTSPGGTTQAAIETMDRHQIKAHIIEAIQAAAARSRELGK; encoded by the coding sequence ATGGAATATGAACTGGGCATCATCGGCGGAGGCAACATGGCCGAGGCGATCGTCCGCGCCGCCGTCGACCGCGGCGTCCTCGATTCGAAAAAAGTCATCGTGTCCGACCCCGCCGGGCAGCGGCGAAAAGTGTTCGACGCGATGGGCGTGCTGGCGGTCGAATCCAACCAGCAGGTCATTCTCGACGCGGCCCAGATCATGCTCGCCATCAAGCCGCAGATGCTTCCGACCGTCGCCGCCGATTTGCAGTCGCTCGATGCGGAGCGCCAGATTGTCATGTCGATCATGGCGGGCATCACGACGAAGAAGCTCGCCGCAACGGTCGGCAAGAAGCTGCGCATCGTGCGCGTGATGCCCAACACGCCTTTGATGGTCGGCATCGGCATGTCCGGAGTGGCGGTCGGCGTGGACGCGAACGAAGGCGATGACCTCTTGGCGATGCAGATTTTCGGCGCGTCCGGCGAAGCGGTGCGGCTGGCAGAGGACGCCATCGACGCCGTGACCGCTGTGTCGGGGTCCGGTCCCGCGTATGTGTTCTACCTCGCGGAGGCGATGACCGAGGCGGCCAAGTCGCTGGACCTGCCCGACGATGTGGCAGCATTGCTCACACAGCAGACGATTCTCGGCGCGGCCACATTGATGCGCCAGTCGCCCGACACGCCCGCCGAACTTCGCCGCAAAGTCACCAGCCCCGGCGGCACCACGCAGGCGGCCATCGAAACGATGGACCGCCATCAGATCAAGGCGCACATCATCGAAGCCATCCAGGCCGCCGCCGCCCGCTCGCGCGAACTGGGCAAGTGA
- a CDS encoding DUF3472 domain-containing protein: MNMTRQMIMYVLAAAVAWTSVVRAEPVPEQRACRSIHLFYKAPTGTAFFNEMKIMQSAPGSYFMAAGWSTGYMGFQELANGKKIAIFSVWDKHEGNDPGSVPDEVRVQVLAQGENVRVSRFGGEGTGGKSMFDYDWNIGETYHFLVTAAADSDRTVYSGYFFMPETKTWKHMATFSTITGGRLMNGYYSFVEDFRRNFESAKLAREARFTRTWVRDAKNEWHPCAEAQFTGDSNPALNIDAGLTEGWYRLITGGATQNLHTKLWGRISKPANTFGAPPADLPGLE, encoded by the coding sequence ATGAACATGACGAGGCAAATGATCATGTACGTGCTGGCGGCGGCGGTGGCGTGGACAAGCGTCGTGCGTGCGGAGCCGGTGCCGGAACAGCGCGCCTGCCGCTCGATCCATCTGTTCTACAAGGCCCCGACGGGCACGGCCTTCTTCAATGAGATGAAGATCATGCAGTCCGCCCCCGGCTCGTACTTCATGGCGGCGGGCTGGTCGACGGGATACATGGGCTTTCAGGAACTGGCCAACGGCAAGAAGATCGCCATCTTCTCCGTCTGGGACAAGCACGAAGGCAACGACCCGGGCTCGGTCCCGGATGAAGTACGCGTGCAGGTGCTCGCGCAGGGCGAGAACGTGCGCGTGAGCCGATTCGGCGGCGAAGGCACCGGCGGCAAGAGCATGTTCGATTACGACTGGAACATCGGCGAGACGTACCACTTCCTTGTCACCGCCGCCGCCGACAGCGATCGCACCGTGTACAGCGGCTACTTCTTCATGCCCGAGACGAAAACGTGGAAGCACATGGCCACGTTCTCCACCATCACTGGCGGGCGGCTCATGAACGGGTACTACTCGTTCGTCGAGGACTTTCGGCGCAATTTCGAGTCGGCGAAGCTGGCCCGCGAAGCTCGGTTCACGCGCACATGGGTCCGCGATGCCAAAAACGAATGGCACCCGTGCGCCGAAGCTCAGTTCACGGGCGATTCGAACCCCGCCCTGAACATCGACGCCGGCCTGACCGAGGGCTGGTACCGACTCATCACCGGCGGCGCGACGCAGAACCTGCACACGAAACTTTGGGGCAGAATCAGCAAACCCGCCAACACATTCGGCGCGCCCCCGGCCGATCTGCCGGGGCTGGAGTGA
- the wcaF gene encoding colanic acid biosynthesis acetyltransferase WcaF, with amino-acid sequence MADAPKVQLARYDNSNYDPGAGAVKRSIWFLVNALFIHTKLHPSSGLRVALLRLFGAKIGQGVVIKPGVNVKYPWRLVIGDHVWIGEDAWLDSIVTITVGSNCCISQGAYLCTGNHDWTDPAFGLRLASITLEDGVWVGAKALVGPGVIMRSHSIAAAGSVISKDTQAYGIYRGNPAEKVGERKIRPDA; translated from the coding sequence ATGGCCGACGCCCCCAAAGTTCAACTCGCCCGGTACGACAACAGCAACTACGACCCCGGCGCGGGGGCCGTCAAGCGGTCGATCTGGTTTCTGGTCAACGCGCTGTTCATCCATACCAAATTGCATCCATCGAGCGGGCTGCGCGTCGCGCTCCTGCGTCTGTTCGGCGCGAAGATCGGACAAGGCGTTGTCATCAAGCCGGGCGTCAACGTCAAATATCCCTGGCGGCTCGTCATCGGGGATCACGTATGGATCGGCGAAGACGCATGGCTCGATTCGATCGTGACTATCACCGTCGGCTCCAACTGCTGCATCAGCCAGGGCGCGTATCTGTGCACGGGTAATCACGACTGGACCGATCCGGCGTTCGGGCTGCGCCTCGCATCAATCACGCTCGAGGACGGCGTCTGGGTCGGTGCGAAAGCGCTCGTCGGGCCGGGTGTCATCATGCGATCGCACTCGATTGCCGCGGCCGGCTCCGTCATCTCCAAGGACACGCAGGCGTACGGCATCTACCGCGGCAATCCCGCCGAGAAAGTCGGCGAACGAAAAATTCGGCCCGACGCGTAA
- a CDS encoding NifU family protein yields the protein MSADTVPSSDNLRKRVEHVLELIRPAVQSDGGDIELVNITDDGVVQIRFHGECVGCPSSSMTLQHGVEKNLTARVPEVKSVVAVN from the coding sequence ATGAGCGCTGATACGGTTCCCAGTTCCGACAACCTCCGCAAGCGCGTCGAGCATGTCCTTGAGCTCATCCGCCCCGCCGTCCAATCCGACGGCGGCGACATCGAACTGGTCAACATCACCGACGACGGCGTCGTGCAGATCCGCTTCCACGGCGAATGCGTCGGCTGCCCGTCGAGTTCCATGACGCTTCAGCACGGCGTGGAAAAGAACCTCACGGCCCGCGTGCCGGAGGTCAAGTCGGTCGTGGCGGTGAACTGA
- the argH gene encoding argininosuccinate lyase, with product MLDALAEVVGTGNRISAHMSRVLSSIPRPPDASAGGHLTPGHFRSFRRQEPVAASRSFGRSAMMANLMSSTQKPWEHAKSGGSEHDALAARFVESLSYDTRLYKHDIAGSIAHARMLQHVGLISADELSAIERGLGEIQNEIEAAQVTGWPGWRIELEDVHMCIEAALIEKIGDPGRKLHTGRSRNDQVATDIQLWIECERCQIRSDIERLIRAFIRLAIDQGDIVIPSYTHLQRAQPIVVGGEAGAWKEAFERCRCRFENLSFDYSPLGSGAIAGSSLPLDREFAAKQMRIGIMDLVTDNSIESTASRDNVLDFAYALSMTSMWLSRWAEQWIIYMTAEFGTLSIGDAFTTGSSMMPQKRNPDMLELIRGRCGNVYGHLVALLTICKGITIGYNRDLQEDKRHVFAAYDTVRDCLQMATAIVKSAKFKSPDMSRGFMDATSLAEYLVTKGVPFRTAHQVVGSLVRHCIENNITQLSDLSVDQMNRLATPLAAGSPPIDKIVYDWLGAENVVKRYQTYGNAGLSGYRQQLDEWKKRLGGHDESPAPEKSLFGEDLKLDDHDAALIAAYEQAGRTLDDLPYTDEFEAIYKSAAGGRDRSAVFHRLHNLRKAGKLPKLGRTAQAAPLVTDEQQTILIELVTGAIGKLSLRDQLPFTDQFPAIVDAFNARTGLQFSPYQVWRVVAKLAK from the coding sequence ATGCTCGACGCGCTTGCGGAGGTTGTCGGAACTGGGAACCGTATCAGCGCTCATATGAGTCGAGTCCTTTCGAGCATCCCCCGGCCCCCGGATGCATCAGCCGGCGGGCATTTGACGCCGGGGCATTTTAGATCGTTTCGCAGGCAAGAGCCAGTCGCCGCCTCGCGGAGTTTTGGCCGGTCCGCTATGATGGCGAATCTTATGAGCAGCACGCAAAAACCCTGGGAACACGCCAAGAGCGGCGGGTCCGAACACGACGCCCTTGCCGCCCGGTTCGTCGAGTCCCTGTCCTACGACACGCGTCTCTACAAGCACGACATCGCCGGCTCCATCGCCCACGCCCGCATGCTCCAGCATGTCGGCCTCATCTCCGCCGACGAACTTTCCGCCATCGAGCGCGGCCTCGGTGAAATCCAAAACGAAATCGAAGCCGCCCAAGTCACCGGCTGGCCCGGCTGGAGGATCGAACTCGAAGACGTCCACATGTGCATCGAAGCAGCCCTGATCGAAAAGATCGGCGACCCCGGCCGAAAACTGCACACCGGGCGGAGCCGCAATGATCAGGTGGCGACGGATATTCAGTTATGGATCGAATGCGAAAGATGCCAGATTCGATCGGACATCGAACGTCTCATTCGCGCATTTATCCGATTGGCTATCGATCAAGGTGATATTGTCATTCCTTCATATACACATCTTCAGCGAGCGCAGCCAATTGTTGTCGGCGGCGAAGCGGGGGCTTGGAAAGAAGCATTTGAGCGATGCCGCTGTCGATTTGAAAATTTGAGTTTCGACTATTCTCCGCTCGGCTCAGGCGCGATTGCCGGTTCGTCGTTGCCGCTTGACCGGGAGTTCGCAGCGAAACAGATGCGGATCGGAATAATGGACCTCGTAACGGATAACAGCATCGAATCCACAGCATCAAGAGATAACGTCCTCGATTTTGCATATGCCCTGTCGATGACCAGCATGTGGCTCTCGCGCTGGGCGGAACAGTGGATCATCTACATGACCGCTGAGTTCGGCACGCTCTCCATCGGCGATGCGTTCACGACCGGCTCGTCGATGATGCCGCAGAAGCGCAATCCCGACATGCTCGAACTCATCCGCGGGCGGTGCGGGAATGTGTACGGCCACCTCGTGGCGCTGCTGACGATCTGCAAGGGCATCACCATCGGTTACAACCGCGACCTGCAGGAAGACAAGCGCCACGTCTTCGCGGCGTACGACACGGTGCGCGACTGCCTTCAGATGGCGACGGCGATCGTCAAGTCGGCCAAGTTCAAGTCGCCGGACATGAGCCGGGGGTTCATGGATGCGACGTCGCTGGCTGAGTATCTCGTGACGAAGGGCGTCCCGTTCCGCACCGCTCATCAGGTCGTCGGCTCCCTCGTGCGGCACTGCATCGAAAACAACATCACCCAACTGTCCGACCTGTCCGTCGACCAGATGAACCGTTTAGCGACGCCGCTTGCGGCGGGCTCTCCACCAATCGACAAAATCGTCTACGACTGGCTCGGCGCCGAGAACGTCGTCAAGCGCTATCAGACCTACGGCAACGCCGGCCTGTCGGGCTACCGGCAGCAGCTCGACGAATGGAAAAAGCGCCTCGGCGGTCATGACGAATCGCCCGCCCCCGAAAAATCGCTCTTCGGTGAAGACCTCAAGCTCGACGATCATGATGCCGCGCTCATCGCCGCGTATGAACAAGCGGGGCGGACGCTTGACGATCTTCCCTACACCGACGAGTTCGAAGCCATCTATAAATCGGCGGCGGGGGGGCGCGACCGCTCGGCCGTGTTCCATCGGCTGCATAACCTCCGCAAAGCCGGCAAACTTCCGAAGCTCGGCCGGACGGCGCAGGCGGCCCCGCTCGTCACCGATGAGCAGCAGACCATCCTCATCGAACTCGTCACCGGCGCGATCGGCAAGCTCTCGCTGCGCGATCAGCTTCCCTTCACCGACCAGTTCCCCGCCATCGTCGACGCCTTCAACGCCCGCACCGGCCTGCAGTTCAGCCCCTATCAAGTCTGGCGCGTCGTCGCCAAACTCGCCAAATAA
- the thiL gene encoding thiamine-phosphate kinase gives MAYNGPMRELDLLKHVYAANKRLPRQVVIPPGDDMGAIRLGGETVLVTVDQVIDGVHVKLADTPLELVGRKAVTRNLSDVAAMAAKPLGAVVAAALPRGFGEANATKLFDAMRQTAEGYDCPLVGGDIAMHDGALTLSVTIFAEPAGIDPILRSGANVGDAVCVSGKLGGSWRDGARAHLEFEPRIELARRLAGDAATRPSSMIDLSDGLASDLARICEQSNVAAVIDAAKIPTRKQGGDALAAALFDGEDYELCFTLSEQAARALPHEIAGVPLSIVGHIISAADAPHEGRIWLTEINGERRPLTQAGWEHHT, from the coding sequence ATGGCGTACAATGGACCCATGCGCGAACTGGATCTGCTCAAGCACGTCTACGCCGCCAACAAGCGGCTGCCGCGGCAGGTCGTCATCCCGCCCGGTGATGACATGGGCGCGATCCGCCTCGGCGGCGAGACCGTGCTCGTCACCGTCGATCAGGTCATCGACGGCGTGCATGTAAAACTTGCCGACACGCCGCTCGAATTGGTCGGCCGCAAGGCGGTCACGCGCAATCTGTCCGACGTCGCCGCCATGGCCGCCAAGCCGCTCGGCGCGGTCGTGGCGGCGGCGCTGCCGCGCGGGTTCGGCGAAGCGAATGCAACGAAGTTGTTCGACGCCATGCGTCAGACCGCCGAGGGGTACGACTGCCCGCTCGTTGGGGGCGACATCGCGATGCACGATGGGGCGCTGACCTTGAGCGTGACCATCTTCGCCGAACCGGCGGGCATCGATCCGATCCTGCGAAGCGGGGCGAACGTCGGCGATGCCGTCTGCGTCAGCGGAAAGCTCGGCGGATCATGGCGCGACGGCGCCCGGGCGCATCTGGAATTTGAGCCGCGCATTGAGCTGGCGCGGCGGCTCGCCGGCGATGCGGCGACGCGGCCGAGCAGCATGATCGATCTTTCCGACGGACTGGCCAGCGACCTGGCCCGTATCTGCGAACAATCGAACGTCGCGGCCGTGATCGATGCGGCGAAAATCCCGACGCGAAAGCAGGGGGGCGACGCCCTCGCGGCGGCGCTGTTCGATGGTGAGGACTACGAATTGTGCTTCACGCTCAGCGAACAAGCCGCCCGCGCCCTGCCCCATGAAATCGCCGGCGTGCCTCTGAGCATCGTCGGTCATATCATCAGCGCAGCGGACGCCCCGCACGAGGGCCGCATCTGGCTGACGGAAATCAACGGTGAACGACGACCGCTGACGCAGGCGGGATGGGAACATCACACGTGA